The following coding sequences lie in one Niabella agricola genomic window:
- the gnd gene encoding decarboxylating NADP(+)-dependent phosphogluconate dehydrogenase — translation MNEVSDIGVIGLAVMGENLILNMESKGFHVTAYNRSVDKVENFVNGRAKGKNIYGAKSIEDLVSSLKSPRKVMLMVKAGKPVDDFIELLIPHLDKGDIIIDGGNSHFPDTERRVKYVESKGLYFIGTGVSGGEEGALLGPSIMPGGSKEAWPAVKPIFQGIAAKVADGTPCCDWVGTGGAGHFVKMVHNGIEYGDMQLINEIYHIMKNVLGMSADEMHEVFKEWNEGELDSYLIEITRDILAYKEADGTPIIDRILDTAGQKGTGKWTGTVALELGVPLTLITESVFARCLSALKDERVAASKVLTAGPTPAFDGDKKAFIDHLRDALYAAKVISYAQGYQMMKAAAKEYNWELSYGNIALMWRGGCIIRSRFLGNIKEAFDKNPDLANLLLDPYFAEKIQACQGGLRQVSATAIQNGIPVPCLNAAISFYDGYRTERLPANLLQAQRDYFGAHTYERTDKPRGQFFHTNWTGRGGDTASTTYDV, via the coding sequence ATGAATGAAGTATCTGACATAGGCGTCATTGGCCTGGCAGTGATGGGTGAAAACCTGATCCTGAATATGGAAAGCAAGGGCTTTCATGTAACCGCTTACAACCGCTCTGTTGATAAAGTAGAAAATTTTGTAAACGGCCGGGCAAAAGGAAAAAATATTTATGGCGCAAAATCGATTGAAGACCTGGTTAGCTCCTTAAAGTCTCCGAGAAAAGTGATGCTGATGGTTAAAGCGGGTAAGCCGGTTGATGATTTTATTGAGCTGTTGATTCCGCATTTAGATAAAGGCGACATCATTATTGATGGCGGCAATTCTCATTTTCCCGATACCGAACGCCGGGTAAAATATGTAGAAAGCAAAGGACTGTACTTTATCGGTACCGGCGTTTCCGGCGGAGAAGAAGGTGCCCTGCTGGGACCTTCCATCATGCCCGGTGGCTCTAAGGAAGCCTGGCCCGCAGTAAAGCCCATCTTCCAGGGCATTGCGGCTAAAGTAGCCGATGGTACGCCCTGTTGCGACTGGGTAGGCACGGGTGGTGCCGGCCATTTTGTAAAGATGGTACACAATGGCATCGAATACGGCGATATGCAGCTGATCAACGAGATCTACCACATCATGAAAAATGTATTGGGTATGTCTGCAGATGAAATGCACGAAGTATTTAAAGAATGGAATGAAGGAGAACTGGACAGTTACCTGATCGAGATCACCCGGGATATCCTGGCTTATAAAGAAGCGGATGGCACGCCCATCATTGACCGGATCCTCGATACTGCCGGGCAAAAAGGTACGGGTAAATGGACCGGGACCGTGGCACTGGAGCTGGGTGTACCGCTTACGCTAATTACCGAATCCGTGTTTGCCCGTTGTCTTTCTGCATTAAAAGACGAGCGCGTGGCCGCTTCAAAAGTATTGACCGCTGGTCCCACACCTGCTTTTGATGGCGACAAAAAAGCGTTCATCGATCATTTAAGAGATGCGCTGTATGCTGCAAAAGTAATATCTTATGCACAGGGATACCAGATGATGAAGGCCGCCGCAAAAGAATACAACTGGGAACTAAGCTATGGCAATATCGCCCTGATGTGGAGAGGCGGGTGCATCATCCGTTCACGCTTCCTGGGCAATATTAAAGAAGCATTTGACAAGAATCCTGACCTGGCCAACCTGCTGCTAGATCCGTATTTTGCAGAAAAGATCCAGGCCTGCCAGGGTGGATTAAGACAAGTGTCAGCCACCGCCATACAAAACGGGATACCGGTGCCCTGCCTGAATGCCGCCATCAGCTTCTATGACGGCTATCGCACCGAACGCCTTCCGGCCAACCTGCTGCAGGCGCAGCGCGACTATTTTGGCGCGCATACGTACGAAAGAACAGACAAGCCCCGCGGACAATTCTTCCATACCAACTGGACCGGGCGCGGAGGCGATACAGCGTCTACGACGTACGACGTGTAG
- a CDS encoding endonuclease/exonuclease/phosphatase family protein, translating to MKKNPFLLTPAVISFCCISLFAQPRSYQPAIVAFYNLENFYDTVFHGRYDDETFTPYGSKAYTSTVFHEKTTRLATVISRIGTETNPEGPALLGVSEVENGAVLDALTQHPLLAGRHYRYVHYDSKDARGADVALLYNPKYFRVLKSRPLYVSLPEGIKTSAYTRDILWVTGLLNSERVQVFVNHWPSRYGGEKKSEPGRMAAALTIRKFIDTLFNHNPMTKIIVMGDFNDEPVNNSMVKGLQATGNTGIIKMGQLYNPWMALYKNGMGTLAYQDAWSLFDQILVSEGFLDKDQSGFFFYKNAVFKNDALIENTGPYKGYPLRSYAGELYRGGYSDHFPVYIVLLKKRP from the coding sequence ATGAAAAAAAATCCATTCCTGCTGACGCCGGCTGTTATCAGTTTCTGCTGCATCAGCCTGTTCGCACAGCCCCGCTCCTACCAGCCGGCCATCGTCGCATTTTACAATCTCGAAAATTTTTATGATACCGTTTTTCATGGCCGGTACGACGACGAAACCTTTACGCCCTATGGTTCTAAAGCCTATACCAGCACGGTCTTCCATGAAAAAACCACCCGCCTTGCAACCGTTATCTCCCGGATTGGCACGGAAACAAATCCCGAAGGGCCGGCCCTCCTGGGCGTATCGGAAGTTGAAAACGGCGCTGTACTCGATGCTCTGACACAACACCCGTTGCTGGCCGGTCGTCATTACCGGTATGTGCATTATGATTCAAAAGATGCACGGGGTGCCGATGTGGCCTTGTTATACAATCCAAAATATTTTCGCGTACTCAAAAGCAGGCCCTTATATGTATCGCTTCCCGAAGGGATTAAAACCTCCGCGTATACGCGCGACATCCTTTGGGTAACCGGCCTGCTGAATAGCGAACGGGTTCAGGTTTTTGTAAACCACTGGCCCAGCCGCTACGGAGGCGAAAAAAAATCGGAGCCTGGTCGAATGGCTGCAGCACTTACCATCCGAAAATTTATAGACACCCTGTTCAATCACAACCCCATGACCAAAATCATTGTGATGGGCGACTTTAACGATGAGCCGGTAAACAATAGCATGGTAAAAGGGCTGCAGGCTACAGGCAATACAGGCATCATTAAAATGGGACAGCTGTATAATCCCTGGATGGCACTCTACAAAAACGGTATGGGCACCCTGGCTTACCAGGACGCCTGGAGTCTTTTTGACCAGATCCTGGTTTCAGAAGGTTTTTTGGATAAGGATCAGTCTGGTTTTTTCTTTTACAAAAATGCCGTGTTTAAGAACGATGCGCTTATCGAAAATACCGGACCTTATAAAGGCTATCCCCTGCGCAGTTACGCGGGAGAACTTTACCGGGGCGGATACAGCGATCATTTTCCAGTTTATATCGTCCTGTTGAAAAAACGGCCCTGA
- a CDS encoding GxxExxY protein produces the protein MNQHNLYKHLLNINKLTYQVRDALFKVHRILGSGLLEVVYEAALAYELVQNGRKDKTQAGLPVVYENVELKLR, from the coding sequence ATGAATCAACACAACCTATATAAGCATCTATTGAATATCAATAAACTTACCTACCAGGTCAGAGATGCTCTATTTAAAGTGCATCGTATTTTAGGATCGGGATTACTGGAGGTTGTTTACGAAGCGGCACTGGCGTACGAGCTGGTTCAAAACGGAAGAAAAGACAAAACACAGGCAGGATTACCGGTTGTATATGAAAATGTGGAATTGAAATTGAGATAG
- a CDS encoding TonB-dependent receptor, with amino-acid sequence MKTTIVLTLAFLYLSGNAQSLPLLSTYDTIPGTDSLIGDLKTEVLEQLPVISLNEGDPDEGSNSTVSSVLSAGRNPFLAAVAFRFSPVRFRLRGYNNGDAVYLNGADLTGLDNGFAPFGLWSGLTNMMRSRQNACGLEAADFAPNRLGLHINIDMRAGVQWAQTQAGYALSNRNYRHRFLLTHGSGFNKNGWAYSFMLSTRYAKEGYVPGTYYRSLSYYAAIDKKAGARNVFSFIAFGAPTESGRQTASVQEAMDLAGTHFYNPSWGYQNGEKRNAAGTTAFQPVFMGVYEYKPNIKTSWMTTLAYIFGKRKLSGFDWYNAPDPRPDYYRYLPGYYAKTQPDAAAALRALIAGDPGLLQVNWNRLYEVNRANRVTIRNVGGVPGEDVSGNRSLYILSNRVNTLQRYVASTVYRSKLSGRIGLAAGAGYQRQENEHYQEVKDLLGGDFWLNVNQFAERDFPNDAGAVQYDLDHPDQLKKEGAPYGYHYRMTMSRITAWAQLMFTGRRLDGFLSINAVQTQFYRQGLNRNGLFPDDSYGPSARQQFIDPGIKTGITYKRNGRNYFFISGGYFRTPPLFDNVFIAPRTRNALQPDPLKSETFWSAETGYKHNSPRLRIGLTGYYTAIRDVYDVMTFYHDQYRNFVNYAMSGIHTVHFGGEMGAEIKLNAAWSLNGVASVGRYYYNGRPHAIVTVDNDAAVLTEQVVYLKNFRVPSTPQNAYSAGFFYRSPRYWFFSLSGNYFGQSWLSVNPIRRTIAAIGDADPASSDVQERINRMTVQEKFPAQFTLDLFAGWSKRLRYTIHKKPVYLVFSLGVNNLLNNKDIRSGGFEQLRFNMEDKDPDSFPPKYYYAYGLNYYASLMLRFK; translated from the coding sequence ATGAAAACCACCATCGTGCTAACGCTTGCGTTCCTGTACCTGTCTGGGAATGCACAATCCCTTCCGCTTCTGAGCACTTATGATACCATCCCGGGAACCGATTCACTTATCGGAGATCTGAAAACTGAAGTGTTGGAGCAGCTACCCGTCATCAGCCTGAATGAGGGAGATCCGGATGAAGGCAGTAATAGCACCGTTTCATCGGTACTTTCCGCGGGAAGAAATCCCTTTCTGGCTGCGGTTGCTTTTCGTTTTTCGCCAGTACGTTTCCGGCTCCGGGGATATAACAACGGCGATGCAGTCTATTTGAACGGTGCGGATCTTACCGGACTGGACAATGGCTTTGCGCCTTTTGGCTTATGGTCCGGTCTTACCAATATGATGCGTTCCCGCCAAAACGCCTGTGGATTGGAAGCGGCTGATTTTGCTCCGAACAGGTTGGGGCTGCATATCAATATCGATATGCGTGCAGGTGTACAATGGGCACAGACACAGGCGGGCTATGCGCTGTCGAACCGGAACTATCGCCACCGGTTCCTGCTGACGCATGGTTCGGGCTTTAATAAAAATGGCTGGGCATATAGCTTTATGCTCAGCACCCGTTATGCAAAGGAAGGTTATGTACCCGGTACTTATTACCGCAGTCTGAGTTATTATGCGGCCATTGATAAAAAAGCAGGTGCCCGGAATGTTTTTTCCTTTATTGCGTTTGGAGCACCCACAGAAAGTGGTCGGCAAACTGCCAGTGTACAAGAGGCCATGGACCTGGCCGGTACGCATTTTTACAACCCCTCCTGGGGATATCAAAACGGAGAAAAAAGGAATGCAGCCGGCACCACTGCATTTCAGCCGGTTTTTATGGGCGTATATGAATATAAACCCAATATAAAAACGAGCTGGATGACCACGCTGGCCTATATTTTTGGAAAACGGAAACTATCCGGATTCGATTGGTACAATGCGCCGGACCCGCGGCCGGATTATTACAGGTACCTGCCCGGTTATTATGCCAAAACCCAACCCGATGCTGCTGCTGCATTGCGTGCATTAATTGCTGGAGATCCGGGCCTGCTGCAGGTGAACTGGAACCGGCTCTACGAAGTGAACCGGGCTAATAGGGTAACCATTCGCAATGTGGGCGGTGTACCTGGTGAAGATGTCAGTGGCAACCGGTCCCTTTATATTTTGTCCAACCGGGTCAATACCCTGCAGCGCTATGTAGCGAGCACTGTATATCGTTCAAAACTTTCCGGCCGGATCGGGTTGGCGGCGGGTGCAGGCTATCAGCGCCAGGAAAACGAGCATTACCAGGAAGTGAAAGACCTGCTGGGAGGCGATTTCTGGCTGAATGTAAATCAATTTGCAGAAAGAGATTTTCCAAATGATGCCGGGGCTGTACAATACGACCTGGACCATCCGGATCAGCTAAAAAAGGAAGGAGCACCCTATGGCTATCATTACCGGATGACCATGAGCCGTATAACGGCATGGGCGCAGCTTATGTTTACCGGACGCCGCCTGGATGGTTTCTTGAGCATCAATGCAGTTCAAACGCAGTTCTACCGACAAGGGCTCAATCGGAACGGGCTTTTTCCGGATGACTCTTACGGCCCTTCTGCCCGTCAGCAATTTATTGATCCGGGTATTAAAACCGGCATCACCTACAAACGCAATGGCCGGAATTATTTCTTTATCAGCGGAGGGTATTTTCGCACGCCACCCTTATTTGATAATGTATTCATTGCCCCCCGCACCCGGAATGCACTACAGCCGGATCCATTGAAAAGCGAAACTTTTTGGTCCGCGGAAACAGGGTATAAGCACAACAGTCCGCGTTTGCGGATTGGTCTTACCGGCTATTATACAGCAATAAGAGATGTGTATGATGTTATGACCTTTTATCACGACCAGTACCGGAATTTTGTCAACTATGCCATGAGCGGTATTCATACGGTCCATTTTGGTGGTGAGATGGGGGCGGAGATAAAGCTCAATGCAGCGTGGAGTTTGAACGGAGTGGCTTCGGTGGGGCGGTATTATTACAACGGTCGTCCACATGCGATTGTAACCGTAGATAATGATGCCGCAGTGTTGACGGAGCAGGTCGTATATCTGAAAAACTTCCGGGTTCCCTCCACTCCGCAAAATGCATACAGCGCCGGCTTTTTTTACCGCTCGCCGCGGTACTGGTTTTTTAGTTTGAGTGGCAATTATTTTGGTCAATCCTGGCTGAGTGTAAATCCCATCCGGCGAACAATAGCAGCCATCGGGGATGCGGATCCTGCATCCTCCGACGTACAGGAACGCATCAATCGGATGACCGTCCAGGAAAAATTTCCGGCACAGTTCACATTGGACCTTTTTGCTGGCTGGTCAAAGCGCCTGCGCTATACTATTCATAAAAAACCGGTGTACCTGGTATTCAGTCTTGGTGTAAACAACCTGCTGAATAATAAAGACATCCGTTCCGGAGGGTTTGAGCAACTGCGGTTCAATATGGAAGACAAGGATCCGGACAGCTTTCCTCCAAAATATTATTATGCCTATGGGCTGAATTATTATGCCAGCTTAATGCTTCGGTTTAAATAA
- a CDS encoding DUF5689 domain-containing protein, whose product MKTYIAVLKTNAILFWIWVLIIACNRAFDVPSVNTDPEIPVNMTIAGLKGRYQGYGIFQKIYDDITIAGIVTANDRSGNFYKQIVIQDETGAIPVLLDGNNVYTSYPVGRRVFVKLKGMMLGDYGGTIQLGLDSVRDGGYLNLGRVPVVQFDQFIVKGSFGHTVVPRVITPADLSTNIKDPLQSMLVQFEGFQFADRDTSKTYADPEKGVSAVNFTIRNCERQSMVLRNSSYASFASLKVPSGNGAITGIYSIFNATPQLFIRDTGDVQFLQARCGQEARVPLTIAALRHVYQGANRALGRYIVGGTVISDAGSGNIEAGSVILQSGSSGLIVDMGGSHTYHTGDSILLLLSDADSLISDQGALKLKTNAQFEKPVPVATGLIVPPVIKTVAEVHTALSLPPGDAGNIESTLITVTDAWVAPGFFLGSHTLNDGSGTLELYTKEQAAFAAAMIPSGNQSWTGYAGNFNGIKRFYIRNTKDVTGFVPSVPFMLLFSFAGVSDKTGMIDPTPLPAIHHLEVTPFKAVGVSDRSNASGRFSFAGWPTGAINGSDVFSGVEDEGRYYEVTIAPSEGFVMHLFKMLFTLRRSGTGVRQVSVRSSLDHFKENLPVSADNKNVQVVAGRVLQINDASTTDNEGCTVTMGAEFLDLERPVTIRFYGFNSEAAGGTFSIDDVRITGSTR is encoded by the coding sequence ATGAAAACATATATTGCTGTGCTAAAGACAAACGCAATCCTGTTTTGGATATGGGTTTTGATCATCGCCTGTAACCGGGCCTTTGACGTTCCTTCTGTAAACACCGATCCGGAGATACCGGTAAACATGACTATTGCCGGGTTAAAAGGGCGTTACCAGGGGTACGGTATTTTTCAAAAGATCTATGATGACATTACGATTGCAGGTATTGTAACGGCCAATGACCGCTCCGGGAATTTTTATAAACAGATTGTGATACAGGATGAAACCGGCGCCATACCGGTATTACTGGATGGAAACAATGTGTATACTTCGTATCCGGTGGGCAGACGTGTTTTTGTAAAACTGAAAGGTATGATGCTGGGCGACTACGGGGGCACCATCCAGCTGGGGCTGGATTCTGTGCGCGATGGAGGCTACCTGAACCTGGGAAGGGTTCCTGTTGTACAGTTCGACCAGTTTATTGTTAAAGGCTCGTTTGGTCATACAGTAGTGCCCAGGGTGATAACGCCTGCAGATCTTTCAACGAATATAAAAGATCCGTTGCAAAGTATGCTGGTGCAATTCGAGGGCTTCCAGTTTGCAGACCGGGATACGTCTAAAACCTATGCGGATCCCGAAAAAGGCGTAAGCGCTGTAAATTTTACTATCCGTAATTGTGAGCGGCAATCGATGGTATTAAGGAATAGCAGTTATGCCAGTTTTGCTTCCTTAAAAGTACCTTCCGGAAATGGTGCCATCACGGGTATTTACAGTATTTTCAATGCCACGCCGCAGCTCTTTATACGGGATACGGGAGATGTACAGTTTTTGCAGGCCCGTTGTGGCCAGGAGGCGCGGGTGCCTCTTACTATTGCGGCGCTAAGGCACGTATACCAGGGTGCAAACCGGGCGCTGGGCCGGTATATAGTAGGAGGTACGGTCATTTCGGATGCCGGCTCCGGCAATATTGAAGCCGGCTCCGTCATTCTTCAAAGCGGCAGCAGTGGTCTGATAGTTGATATGGGAGGCTCCCATACTTACCACACCGGTGATTCGATCCTACTCCTGCTTTCGGATGCGGATTCGCTGATCAGTGATCAGGGGGCATTAAAATTGAAGACAAACGCGCAGTTTGAAAAACCTGTACCGGTTGCAACAGGCCTTATCGTGCCACCAGTTATAAAAACGGTGGCAGAAGTGCATACGGCACTGAGCCTGCCACCGGGCGATGCGGGGAATATTGAATCTACATTGATTACGGTTACGGATGCCTGGGTAGCCCCCGGATTTTTTTTAGGTAGTCATACGCTCAACGACGGCAGCGGCACCCTTGAGTTATATACGAAGGAACAGGCCGCGTTTGCAGCAGCAATGATTCCTTCCGGTAACCAAAGCTGGACGGGCTATGCCGGAAATTTTAATGGTATCAAACGATTTTATATCCGTAATACAAAGGATGTTACCGGCTTTGTGCCTTCGGTACCATTTATGCTGCTGTTCAGTTTTGCAGGCGTTTCCGATAAAACCGGAATGATCGATCCTACACCGTTACCGGCGATCCATCACCTGGAGGTAACACCGTTCAAAGCCGTTGGTGTAAGCGATCGATCCAATGCAAGCGGGCGTTTTTCCTTTGCCGGCTGGCCCACGGGTGCCATCAACGGATCGGATGTATTCAGCGGGGTGGAGGATGAAGGGCGGTATTATGAAGTAACCATTGCTCCTTCGGAAGGGTTTGTCATGCATCTTTTCAAAATGCTCTTTACGTTGCGACGTTCCGGTACTGGTGTGCGGCAAGTGTCGGTTCGCTCGAGCCTGGATCATTTTAAGGAAAACCTGCCGGTATCTGCCGATAATAAGAATGTACAGGTTGTGGCCGGCCGCGTGTTGCAGATAAATGACGCTTCAACGACCGACAACGAAGGGTGCACAGTAACGATGGGCGCGGAGTTTTTGGATCTGGAGCGGCCGGTTACCATCCGTTTTTATGGATTCAACAGCGAAGCGGCAGGAGGTACGTTTAGTATTGATGATGTGCGGATCACCGGAAGCACGCGGTAA
- a CDS encoding IS256 family transposase → MKTEDFLSDEFLKQFKTGEQLNEFLSSIQKRAIEKMLEGELDDHLGYDKHQQSDNPNARNGHGKKKIKTGYGQMEIEVPRDREASFNPILVPKRESMVEGLEEVMVSMYAKGMSVSDIQEHVKDVYKFDVSSSTISRITSRVAEDIIAWQNRPLETVYLIVWMDGIVFKVRENSKVINKTVYIAVGLRTDGYKEVLGMWLGKNETSAYWLSVLTDLKSRGLQDILITATDNLNGFTTTIRTVFPESSTQICVVHQIRNSMRYVVWKDRKEFTRDMKDIYGAPTREAAAAALDGFEQKWAGKYAYAIRSWKDNWEELTVFFDFPIDIRQIIYTTNLIENLNGKIRKYTKNKLSFPNDDAVLKSVYLALREASKKWTMPIRNWGIVLNQFLIIFGDRLKV, encoded by the coding sequence ATGAAAACGGAAGATTTCTTATCGGACGAGTTTTTGAAGCAGTTCAAGACAGGTGAGCAGCTCAATGAGTTCTTAAGCAGCATTCAAAAACGGGCTATTGAAAAAATGCTTGAGGGTGAGCTGGATGATCACCTGGGCTACGACAAGCATCAGCAAAGTGATAACCCCAATGCGCGCAATGGTCATGGCAAAAAGAAAATAAAAACCGGTTACGGGCAAATGGAAATTGAGGTTCCACGTGACCGGGAAGCCAGTTTTAACCCGATACTGGTACCCAAACGGGAGAGCATGGTTGAGGGCCTAGAAGAGGTTATGGTGTCCATGTACGCCAAAGGAATGAGCGTATCGGACATCCAGGAGCATGTAAAAGATGTTTATAAATTTGATGTTTCCTCCAGTACCATCAGCCGGATCACTTCCCGTGTAGCAGAGGACATTATCGCCTGGCAAAACCGCCCTTTAGAAACAGTATATCTGATTGTCTGGATGGATGGTATTGTTTTCAAGGTCCGGGAGAACAGCAAAGTGATCAATAAAACCGTTTATATCGCCGTAGGACTGCGCACAGACGGTTATAAGGAAGTGTTGGGCATGTGGCTGGGCAAGAATGAAACTTCGGCCTATTGGCTCAGCGTGCTCACTGATCTAAAATCCCGTGGTCTGCAGGATATTCTGATCACTGCCACCGACAACCTCAATGGTTTTACCACTACCATCAGAACGGTATTCCCTGAATCCTCCACTCAGATCTGTGTGGTGCACCAGATCCGCAACAGCATGCGTTATGTGGTCTGGAAGGACCGCAAAGAGTTTACCCGGGACATGAAGGATATTTACGGCGCTCCTACCAGGGAGGCTGCGGCAGCTGCTCTGGATGGTTTTGAGCAAAAATGGGCTGGTAAATATGCTTATGCCATCCGAAGTTGGAAGGATAATTGGGAGGAACTGACCGTATTTTTCGACTTCCCCATTGATATCCGGCAAATCATTTACACCACCAACCTGATCGAAAACCTCAATGGCAAGATCAGAAAATACACAAAGAATAAGCTTTCTTTTCCCAACGATGATGCTGTACTGAAGTCTGTTTACCTGGCACTCAGGGAAGCATCAAAAAAATGGACAATGCCCATCAGAAATTGGGGCATTGTCCTGAACCAGTTCTTGATTATTTTTGGTGACAGATTGAAGGTATAA
- a CDS encoding PhnA domain-containing protein: MANESTERGRNGCELCKSTTGVSAYKVAPETQNNANQTIFICSKCVAQIEKKEALDAAHWRCLSESMWSEVPAVQVTAWRMLNRLRNESWAADNLDMLYLDDETLAWAKATGDHEDDGTVDLHKDSNGNILQNGDTVVLTKSLDVKGSTLNAKMGTVVKNIRLVEGNTEQIEGKIEGQTIVILTKYLRKQGS; the protein is encoded by the coding sequence ATGGCAAACGAGTCTACAGAAAGAGGCCGGAACGGCTGCGAACTTTGCAAAAGCACTACAGGTGTAAGCGCGTATAAAGTAGCACCTGAAACGCAAAACAATGCCAACCAAACGATCTTTATCTGCAGTAAGTGCGTGGCACAGATCGAGAAAAAGGAAGCGTTGGATGCCGCACACTGGCGTTGTCTTTCCGAATCCATGTGGAGCGAAGTGCCGGCCGTACAGGTGACCGCCTGGCGGATGCTGAACCGGCTGCGGAATGAAAGCTGGGCTGCAGACAACCTGGATATGCTGTACCTGGATGATGAAACACTGGCCTGGGCAAAAGCAACCGGCGATCATGAAGACGATGGCACTGTAGACCTGCATAAGGACAGCAACGGGAACATATTGCAGAACGGAGATACCGTAGTGCTTACCAAAAGTCTCGATGTAAAAGGCTCAACCCTGAATGCAAAAATGGGAACGGTTGTAAAAAACATCCGCCTTGTGGAGGGAAATACGGAACAAATTGAAGGAAAGATCGAAGGGCAAACCATTGTCATTCTTACGAAGTACCTGCGAAAACAAGGAAGTTAG
- a CDS encoding DEAD/DEAH box helicase — protein MSFHTLQLIDPILKALNDEGYTNPTPVQEKSIPVILQKRDLLACAQTGTGKTASFALPLLQLLYSQKQAPSRQPKVLVLVPTRELALQVSESFAAYGKYLPLKQVVIFGGVSQHNQVRALEKPVDVLVATPGRLLDLISQGYSLIKEIQYLVLDEADRMLDMGFIHDVKKILARLPLQRQTIFFSATMPPEVQKLSDSLLKQPVKIEITPPSTTVEKIQQSVYHVEKPNKPALLLHVLKEIAAESTLVFARTKYGADKIAKGLNRAGVSAAAIHGNKSQNARQAALGNFKTGKIRVLVGTDIAARGIDVDGMGCVINYELPNVPETYVHRIGRTGRAGASGIAVSFCDAEEQPYLKDIQKLIGKTIPVVRDHPFEAAIVPQAVASKPAPPAEKPKQHWKQGRAKQFHNRHKNAGQHKSTAMRNA, from the coding sequence TTGTCATTTCATACATTACAACTGATTGATCCGATCCTCAAGGCATTAAACGATGAGGGTTATACCAATCCCACACCGGTACAGGAAAAATCCATCCCGGTGATTTTACAGAAAAGAGATCTGCTGGCCTGCGCGCAGACCGGCACCGGGAAAACGGCGTCTTTTGCGTTGCCGTTATTGCAATTGCTTTACAGTCAAAAACAAGCGCCATCCCGTCAACCCAAAGTGTTGGTACTGGTGCCCACAAGAGAGCTGGCCCTGCAGGTGTCGGAAAGTTTCGCCGCCTACGGCAAATACCTGCCATTGAAACAAGTAGTGATCTTTGGTGGTGTGTCGCAGCACAACCAGGTAAGGGCACTGGAGAAGCCGGTGGATGTGTTGGTTGCCACACCCGGTCGCCTGCTGGATCTCATCAGCCAGGGCTATTCCCTGATAAAAGAAATTCAATACCTGGTACTGGATGAGGCCGACCGCATGCTGGACATGGGTTTTATTCATGACGTAAAGAAGATCCTGGCCCGGCTACCATTGCAACGGCAGACCATCTTTTTTTCAGCGACCATGCCGCCGGAAGTGCAAAAGCTTTCCGATTCACTGCTGAAACAGCCGGTAAAAATAGAAATAACGCCACCATCCACAACGGTAGAAAAAATACAGCAATCGGTCTACCACGTAGAGAAACCAAACAAACCTGCCCTGCTGCTGCATGTACTGAAAGAAATTGCAGCTGAATCTACATTGGTTTTTGCAAGAACGAAATATGGAGCAGATAAGATCGCGAAAGGCCTGAACCGGGCAGGGGTCAGTGCGGCGGCCATTCATGGAAACAAATCTCAAAATGCCCGGCAGGCAGCACTTGGTAATTTCAAAACCGGGAAGATACGTGTACTGGTAGGAACGGATATTGCAGCAAGAGGGATTGACGTAGACGGTATGGGGTGTGTGATCAACTATGAATTACCCAATGTACCGGAAACCTATGTACACCGTATCGGCCGTACCGGAAGAGCAGGAGCCAGCGGCATTGCCGTATCCTTTTGTGATGCAGAAGAGCAGCCGTATTTAAAAGACATTCAAAAACTGATCGGCAAAACTATTCCCGTGGTGAGGGATCACCCTTTTGAAGCGGCAATTGTGCCACAAGCCGTTGCCTCAAAGCCCGCACCACCGGCTGAAAAGCCAAAGCAACACTGGAAACAAGGAAGGGCAAAGCAGTTTCATAACCGGCATAAAAACGCTGGTCAGCACAAAAGTACCGCTATGCGGAATGCATAG